The DNA region TCCCCGCTGACGATGACGACGATCGCGGTCGGAGTCGCGGTCACGCTGGTGCTGGGCCTGGCCCCGCAGTACTTCCTGGACCTGGCGAGCCAGGCGGGAGTGTTCGTGAGGTAGCGCACACGCCACGCAGCTGGAACCCCGCCGGACGGGCTTGAGAAGTCAAGCCCGTCCGGCGTTGTCGTAGGCGGCGCCTATCGTGGCAGGGGACGGCGGCAACACGGAAAAAGCGGGACGGACCCGGGGGACAGAGCGATGGGCACGACGGGCGGGACCATGGATGTGACCGAGAGCGACGCGCGGCGGACGCTGCACAAGGTATTCGGGTACGAGGCGTTCCGCGGCGAGCAGGAAGCGATCGTCGACCATGTGGTGGCGGGCGGGGACGCCGTCGTGCTCATGCCCACCGGTGGCGGCAAGTCCCTCTGCTACCAGATCCCGGCCCTGGTCAGAGCGGGTACGGGCATCGTCGTCTCACCCCTGATCGCCCTGATGCAGGACCAGGTGGACGCGCTTCGGGCGCTCGGGGTCCGGGCCGGCTTCATCAACTCCACGCAGGACTTCGACGAGCGCCGCTCGATGGAGGCCCAGTTCGTCGCCGGTGAGCTCGACCTGCTCTACCTGGCCCCGGAGCGGCTCCGCCTGGACTCCACCCTCGCGCTGCTCTCACGCGGCGAGATCTCCGTCTTCGCGATCGACGAGGCGCACTGTGTGGCCCAGTGGGGCCACGACTTCCGCCCGGACTATCTGACCCTCTCCGTCCTCGGCGAGCGCTGGCCCGACGTACCGCGCATCGCCCTGACGGCGACCGCGACCGACGCCACGCACCAGGAGATCACCCAGCGTCTGGGCATGCCCGACGCCAAGCACTTCGTCGCCAGTTTCGACCGGCCCAACATCCAGTACCGGATCGTGCCGAAGGCCGACCCGAAGAAGCAGTTGCTCTCCTTCCTCAAGGACGAGCACGCCGGGGACGCGGGCATCGTCTACTGCCTGTCGCGCAACTCGACCGAGAAGACCGCCGAGTACCTCTGCCGCAACGGCATCGACGCCGTCCCGTACCACGCGGGGCTCGACGCGGGCACGCGCGCCGTCCACCAGTCCCGGTTCCTGCGCGAGGAGGGCCTGGTCGTCGTCGCGACCATCGCCTTCGGCATGGGCATCGACAAGCCGGACGTACGCTTCGTCGCCCACCTCGACCTGCCGAAATCCGTCGAGGGCTACTACCAGGAGACCGGCCGCGCCGGCCGTGACGGACAGCCGTCCACGGCCTGGATGGCGTACGGACTCCAGGACGTCGTCCAGCAGCGCAAGCTCATCCAGGGCAGCGAGGGCGACGAGGCGTTCCGCCGCCGCGCGGCCTCCCACCTCGACTCGATGCTGGCCCTGTGTGAGACGGTCCGGTGCCGCCGCGCCCAGCTGCTGACGTACTTCGGCCAGGAACCCACCACGGCGGACTGCGGCAACTGCGACACCTGCCTCACCCCGCCCGAGAGCTGGGACGGCACAGTGGCCGCGCAGAAACTGCTGTCGACCGTGGTGCGGCTGAAGCGGGAGCGCGGGCAGAAGTTCGGCGCGGGCCAGATCATCGACATCCTGCTGGGCCGCAAGACGGCCAAGGTCATCCAGTTCGACCACGACCAGCTCTCGGTCTACGGCATCGGCGAGGAGCTGGCCGAGGCCGAATGGCGCGGCGTCGTACGCCAGTTGCTCGCCCAGGAGCTGCTCGCGGTCGAGGGCGAGTACGGCACGCTGGTGCTCACGGAGGAGAGCGGCTCCGTGCTCGGCCGGCAGCGCGAGGTGCTGCTGCGCAAGGAGGCACCGAAGCCCGCGTCGCGCTCCACGAAGGCCGAACGCAAGTCGAAGTCGCAGGCGGCCGCCGCCGAGCTGACCCCCGAGGCCGTCCCGGTCTTCGAGGCGCTGCGGGCCTGGCGGGGCGCTCAGGCGAAGGAGCAGGGCGTCCCGGCGTACGTCATCTTCCACGACGCGACGCTGCGCGAGATCGCCACGGTGCGGCCGGACTCGGTGTCCGCGCTGGGCGGGATCAGCGGCCTGGGCGAGAAGAAGCTGGCGACGTACGGGGAAGGGGTGCTGGAGGTGCTGGCGTCGCTCGGGGAGGCGGGTGCGGGGGCGGAGGCCCCGGCCCGCGAAGCCGCACCGGCCCCGGCGGCCCCGTCAGCCCGCGAAGCCGACCCCGAGTTCGGCTGGGACGAGGAGCCGCCCGAGTACGAGTGAGCGCGGGGGCCGGGCGGCGCTGCGGACCGGCCTACTGCGGGTCCGCTGCCCGGCGGCGCGCGGTGATCGCGGTGAGGTCGAGATCGACGGGGAAGGGGACGGAGACCTTCATCCGGTCGTGGAAGATGCCGGTGGAGGTGTAGGCCCCGGTCGACGGCTCCAGCTCGAAGACGTAGACCACCGCCCGGCCGTCGTGGTTCTCCACCCGCCAGTAGTGAGAGATCTTCGCCCGTGCGTACTTCATGGGCTTGGTCTCCCGGTCCCGAGTCAGGGACTCCGGGGAAACGACCTCGATGGCCAGCTGTACGGACTCGGCGGGGAAGCGGGTCTGGCTCGGGTCCTGGATGACCTCGCCGTCCACGACGATCACATCGGGTTCGGGCCGGTTGTAGCGGTCGATGTCGATGGTGAACTCGCGCACGACCTCAAGGTCACGCGGCACCAGCGACTGCAGCTGCCATTCGAAGAAGCTGACCGCCCGTGAATGGAACAGGGTCTGCGGACTCACGAAAACAAGGCTCCCGTCGATCAGCTCCGTGTGCGGAGGCAGATTCGGGAGTGTGTCCAGGTCATCGGCGGTCCAGCCGCCCACGGGCGGAACCGCCCACCGCGGCTCGGGGGCCTCGGGTTCGACGCTCATCAGTGCTCCCATGACGCAGAGTCTCGCGGGTCTTTCCAGCGTATCCGCCGGGAACTGGAGAGGGTTCCCCTGAACGTGTGAACGCCTGTGCGAAGCTGACCCGACCCGCCCCGCTCAGTCGCCCCCGGAGCCCCCGCCGCCGCTGCGCCTTCTTCTGTTGTTCCGGTTCGCCCTGTCCTGGCGGACGTTCCGGTACACCGCGTGCGCGGTCCACTCCTCGTCCACCAGGTCGCGCATCGCCCAACGGTCTCGCAGGCCGCCCCGGGCCACCGCGCCCGACAGGCCGATCGCCGAGACCAGGGCGGCCAGGGTCCTGCTGCGCGGGTCCGGGAAGCCGGCGGCCTCGGCGGCCGCGAAGCGGTCGCGGACGGCGAGCGACAGGGCCGGGGCCACAGCCGGGTGGCGGTGGTACGGCAGCAGGCCGAGGAGGCGGTGGGTCTCCCTGCGCAGGACAGAGCGGCGTACCAGGTGTTCCAGGCAGAGCTCCTCGACGTGCGGGGCGGTCCGACGTATCCACACCGGCGTGTCGACGCCGCCCGCGAGCCCGCCCACGCCCGGGTCCGAAAGGCTTCCCAGGACCTGGGCGAGGAACGGATCCGGGGGAGCGAGCGGGCTGACCACCCGTGTCCGGCCGCCTTGTCCGGTGACCCGGCCCTGGAACTCCAGCTCCCGGAGGACCGCGCCCGCAGTCCCGTACGACAGGAAACGACCGGAGCAGTACGGCTTGCCGCGCAGCGGGTCCAGCGCGAGCAGCAGCAGTTCCTCGGGGAGCGTGAGTTCCAGGGCGGGCGGCGTCATGGCGCGGGCACGATCCGTCCCGCGACCTCGCCGAGCCCCACCCGGGTGCCGTCCGGCCCCGGGGCCCAGGCGGTCATCGTCACCGTGTCGCCGTCCTCCAGGAAGGTGCGCTTGCCGTCCGGGAGGTCCAGCGGGTCGCGGCCGTTCCAGGTCAGCTCCAGGAGGGAGCCGCGCTGGCCGGGCTCCGCGCCGCTGACCGTGCCGGAGCCGTACAGGTCGCCGGTGCGCAGCGACGCGCCGTTCACCGTCATCTGGGCCAGCATCTGGGCCGCCGTCCAGTACATCGTGGCGAACGGCGGCTCGGCGACCACCTGTCCATTGATCGCGACGGAGATCCGCAGGTCGAGGCCGCCGTCCTCGTCCTCGTCGGCGTCCTCCAGATAGGGGAGCAGCGGGAAGTCGCGGGCCGGGGGTGCGATGCGGGCCGACTCCAGGGCCTCCAGCGGTGTCACCCAGGCCGATACGGAGGTGGCGAACGACTTGCCGAGGAACGGGCCGAGCGGGACGTACTCCCAGGCCTGGATGTCGCGCGCCGACCAGTCGTTGAGCAGGCAGAGCCCGAAGACATGGTCGCGGAAGTCGCCGAGCGGCACCGGGCGGCCCTGCTCGGAGCCCACACCGACGACGAAGCCGACCTCGGCCTCGATGTCCAGCTTCACGGAAGGGCCGAAGACCGGGGCCGCGTCGGCCGGCGCCTTGCGCTGGCCGGACGGGCGCACCACGTCCGTGCCCGAGACGACGACGGTGCCGGACCGGCCGTGGTAGCCGATCGGGAGGTGCTTCCAGTTGGGCGTGAGCGCTTCGGCGTTCGGCCGGAAGATCTGCCCGACGTTGGTGGCGTGGTTCTCGCTCGCGTAGAAGTCGACGTAGTCCGCGACCGCGTACGGCAGATGGAGCGTCACGGAATCGACCGGGTGCAGCAGCGGTTCGATGTCCGCGCGGTGTGCCGGGACCGTCACCCACGCGGTCAGCGCCCGACGGACGTCCCGCCAGGCGGTGCGGCCCGCCGACAGCAGCGCGGTCAGGTCCGGCTGCGCGAGGAGCTGCGCGTAGGGAGAGCCGAGCGTGTGCGCCGCGGCTCCGGCGTCCAGTACGTGGTTGCCGATGCGGACGCCGACCCGGCGGTCCTCGGGGTGGTCGGGGGTGGAGAACACTCCGTAGGGAAGGTTGTGCGGACCGAAGGGGTCGCCCTCGGCCAGATCGAGCGGGCTGCTCTGCTCGGGCATGTGTTGCTGCCTCGCTTTCCAGGTCGCTTGGGGGACACGTTACGTCGGTGCCACCCGCTCGCGGGAGTGTCCCAACTGCTCCAGATGCCCGGAAAGTTCCGCCGCGCCCCGGGCCTGCGGGGCACGGCGGTGGGGTTCAGCCCGCCGTGCGCGGGATCCGCTTCTCCCAGGTGCGGTGGAAGACGACCTCGCCGCCGTCCTTGCAGACCACCTCGTTGGAGGTGATGAAGCCGGTGTCGTCCGCACTGATCTCGGAGCGTGTCTCGACCCGTACGTCCCACGCCATCTCCGGCCGGTGCAGCCGGATCGCCCAGTCGGAGCGGGTGCGTGCGGAGAGCGGGTCGTTCTCCTGGACGGTGTACGTCTCCAGGGCGTCCTCGGTGAATTCCAGGCCGTCCGGGTAGACGCGCGTGCCGCCGTAGCGCGGGTCGACCTCCAGTCGCCATTCGCCCTTGGCGACATCGCGGACCACCAACCGCTCCGGGCGCTGTTCGTCGAGTGTCACCGGGTAGACCACGCCGAGCGGCTCCGACTGCTCCGGCTCCTCGAACCGGATCGCGG from Streptomyces sp. NBC_01591 includes:
- a CDS encoding GOLPH3/VPS74 family protein encodes the protein MTPPALELTLPEELLLLALDPLRGKPYCSGRFLSYGTAGAVLRELEFQGRVTGQGGRTRVVSPLAPPDPFLAQVLGSLSDPGVGGLAGGVDTPVWIRRTAPHVEELCLEHLVRRSVLRRETHRLLGLLPYHRHPAVAPALSLAVRDRFAAAEAAGFPDPRSRTLAALVSAIGLSGAVARGGLRDRWAMRDLVDEEWTAHAVYRNVRQDRANRNNRRRRSGGGGSGGD
- the fahA gene encoding fumarylacetoacetase encodes the protein MPEQSSPLDLAEGDPFGPHNLPYGVFSTPDHPEDRRVGVRIGNHVLDAGAAAHTLGSPYAQLLAQPDLTALLSAGRTAWRDVRRALTAWVTVPAHRADIEPLLHPVDSVTLHLPYAVADYVDFYASENHATNVGQIFRPNAEALTPNWKHLPIGYHGRSGTVVVSGTDVVRPSGQRKAPADAAPVFGPSVKLDIEAEVGFVVGVGSEQGRPVPLGDFRDHVFGLCLLNDWSARDIQAWEYVPLGPFLGKSFATSVSAWVTPLEALESARIAPPARDFPLLPYLEDADEDEDGGLDLRISVAINGQVVAEPPFATMYWTAAQMLAQMTVNGASLRTGDLYGSGTVSGAEPGQRGSLLELTWNGRDPLDLPDGKRTFLEDGDTVTMTAWAPGPDGTRVGLGEVAGRIVPAP
- a CDS encoding Uma2 family endonuclease, which translates into the protein MSVEPEAPEPRWAVPPVGGWTADDLDTLPNLPPHTELIDGSLVFVSPQTLFHSRAVSFFEWQLQSLVPRDLEVVREFTIDIDRYNRPEPDVIVVDGEVIQDPSQTRFPAESVQLAIEVVSPESLTRDRETKPMKYARAKISHYWRVENHDGRAVVYVFELEPSTGAYTSTGIFHDRMKVSVPFPVDLDLTAITARRRAADPQ
- the recQ gene encoding DNA helicase RecQ, whose product is MGTTGGTMDVTESDARRTLHKVFGYEAFRGEQEAIVDHVVAGGDAVVLMPTGGGKSLCYQIPALVRAGTGIVVSPLIALMQDQVDALRALGVRAGFINSTQDFDERRSMEAQFVAGELDLLYLAPERLRLDSTLALLSRGEISVFAIDEAHCVAQWGHDFRPDYLTLSVLGERWPDVPRIALTATATDATHQEITQRLGMPDAKHFVASFDRPNIQYRIVPKADPKKQLLSFLKDEHAGDAGIVYCLSRNSTEKTAEYLCRNGIDAVPYHAGLDAGTRAVHQSRFLREEGLVVVATIAFGMGIDKPDVRFVAHLDLPKSVEGYYQETGRAGRDGQPSTAWMAYGLQDVVQQRKLIQGSEGDEAFRRRAASHLDSMLALCETVRCRRAQLLTYFGQEPTTADCGNCDTCLTPPESWDGTVAAQKLLSTVVRLKRERGQKFGAGQIIDILLGRKTAKVIQFDHDQLSVYGIGEELAEAEWRGVVRQLLAQELLAVEGEYGTLVLTEESGSVLGRQREVLLRKEAPKPASRSTKAERKSKSQAAAAELTPEAVPVFEALRAWRGAQAKEQGVPAYVIFHDATLREIATVRPDSVSALGGISGLGEKKLATYGEGVLEVLASLGEAGAGAEAPAREAAPAPAAPSAREADPEFGWDEEPPEYE